From a single bacterium genomic region:
- a CDS encoding type II toxin-antitoxin system VapC family toxin, whose protein sequence is MERKEKLKLYLETTIPNYKFADDTPRERDITKQFLQRVTRGDYRVFISELVTREIEKTSDLAKRKKLLDVVSGIAVLPITHESKELGKAYVSLGIIPPRYEPDGIHLAIATLNEMDVLVTWNMEHLANSETRISVREENLKRGLKVIDIATPEEVMASG, encoded by the coding sequence ATGGAGAGAAAAGAAAAGTTGAAATTATATCTGGAAACAACTATTCCTAATTATAAATTTGCTGATGATACTCCAAGAGAAAGAGATATTACCAAACAGTTCCTGCAAAGGGTTACCAGGGGAGATTACAGAGTATTTATATCTGAACTTGTAACAAGGGAGATTGAAAAAACTTCTGATTTAGCCAAGAGAAAAAAATTACTTGATGTTGTCTCGGGGATAGCGGTGCTTCCTATCACTCACGAAAGCAAAGAATTAGGGAAGGCTTATGTCTCTTTAGGCATTATTCCACCACGATATGAACCTGATGGTATACATTTGGCAATAGCAACCCTCAATGAGATGGATGTATTGGTTACTTGGAATATGGAACATTTAGCCAATTCTGAAACGAGGATCAGTGTTAGAGAAGAGAACCTAAAAAGAGGACTAAAGGTGATAGATATAGCAACGCCAGAGGAGGTGATGGCAAGTGGATAG